The Paramormyrops kingsleyae isolate MSU_618 chromosome 11, PKINGS_0.4, whole genome shotgun sequence genome includes a window with the following:
- the arpp19a gene encoding cAMP-regulated phosphoprotein 19a isoform X2, translating into MEDKMISPEKAEEAKLKARYPNLGAKPGGSDLLRKRLQKGQKYFDSGDYNMAKAKIKNKQLPAAAAEKTEITGDHIPTPQDLPQRKASLVASKLAG; encoded by the exons atGGAGGACAAGATGATCAGTCCAGAGAAGGCAGAGGAAGCCAAGCTGAAGGCGAGGTACCCCAATCTTGGGGCCAAGCCTGGAGGCTCTGACCTCCTCCGAAAAAGACTTCAGAAGGGG CAAAAGTACTTTGACTCTGGGGATTACAACATGGCGAAGGCCAAGATAAAGAACAAGCAGCTGCCGGCGGCAGCCGCTGAGAAGACTGAGATCACCGGCGACcacatccccaccccccaggacctGCCCCAGAGAAAAGCCTCCCTTGTGGCCAGCAAACTGGCCGGTTGA
- the arpp19a gene encoding cAMP-regulated phosphoprotein 19a isoform X1, whose protein sequence is MSEEIEETKTAEETSTEEQKEMEDKMISPEKAEEAKLKARYPNLGAKPGGSDLLRKRLQKGQKYFDSGDYNMAKAKIKNKQLPAAAAEKTEITGDHIPTPQDLPQRKASLVASKLAG, encoded by the exons aTGTCTGAGGAAATCGAGGAGACGAAAACTGCCGAAGAAACGTCCACCGAGGAacaaaag gaaatGGAGGACAAGATGATCAGTCCAGAGAAGGCAGAGGAAGCCAAGCTGAAGGCGAGGTACCCCAATCTTGGGGCCAAGCCTGGAGGCTCTGACCTCCTCCGAAAAAGACTTCAGAAGGGG CAAAAGTACTTTGACTCTGGGGATTACAACATGGCGAAGGCCAAGATAAAGAACAAGCAGCTGCCGGCGGCAGCCGCTGAGAAGACTGAGATCACCGGCGACcacatccccaccccccaggacctGCCCCAGAGAAAAGCCTCCCTTGTGGCCAGCAAACTGGCCGGTTGA